A region of Falco peregrinus isolate bFalPer1 chromosome 13, bFalPer1.pri, whole genome shotgun sequence DNA encodes the following proteins:
- the FMR1NB gene encoding FMR1 neighbor protein, with protein sequence MYPTSVIPHVYEENQFRTICGVMLLMGTCLAGNYVVLILLYSINSSFAQPTQQVLEKSEVAPSKPGMKLKDAYEPLLSFFRPTTCRRKGGQTLIPCHVGEGLNRTECLKNKCCPSKTSHELTCYMPFKDNVQLTFRLLVLVAGGFFILGCLPFCCNTFFQRSQCVNPLRRANKEIQQIVRKKRAHSEEVYDPLLD encoded by the exons ATGTATCCCACATCTGTCATTCCTCATGTTTATGAAGAGAATCAATTTCGAACAATTTGTGGAG TAATGCTGCTAATGGGCACCTGTCTAGCAGGGAACTATGTGGTACTGATACTGCTTTATAGCATCAATTCAA gttttgcacAACCAACTCAGcaagttttagaaaaaagtGAAGTGGCACCCAGCAAACCTGGCATGAAACTGAAAGACGCGTATGAGCCTCTCTTAAGCTTCTTCAGGCCAACAA catgtcgTCGCAAAGGTGGACAAACCTTAATTCCTTGTCATGTAGGAGAGGGTCTTAACAGAACTGAatgcttgaaaaataaatgttgtccTTCCAAAACCAGCCACGAACTGACATGTTACATGCCATTTAAAGACA ATGTGCAACTGACATTTCGACTGCTTGTGCTTGTGGCAGGAGGATTTTTTATATTGGGGTGTCTACCATTTTGTTGCAATACCTTTTTTCAGAGAAG CCAATGTGTCAATCCTTTAAGAAGggcaaataaagaaatacagcaaatagTGCGGAAGAAAAGAGCACATAGTGAAGAGGTTTATGACCCTTTACTGGATTGA